From the genome of Colletotrichum destructivum chromosome 10, complete sequence, one region includes:
- a CDS encoding Putative S-adenosyl-L-methionine-dependent methyltransferase superfamily, whose translation MSQYMYTSIAPLPPVFSRIEASRSKTAATSSSSSSSSPSTITTAAASASTSSSNNNNNIITSNNNNNNVNNINNNNNNSGNRPTTASPTSPTSPTSVATPPTPSSSSFFSSLRANPSSDHHSRIPSKQRSSQQLHQHHFSQHHPSARLQQHIRTSSSSSASRSSHETSTTPTSTTLSIPQAASPTDLRTPASPTSPKRLTHKHHHSLQEARVVAAAATADHRSFPVPPRIRAPPRLRKESSSLTSYARHALQSPPTPRIGLTPNELKHVAMLVDTDTSGRHLTAAKAAASAGIPFSRTESLSSAAASTASISARTMTSSDPTASSFDPSRPYALRNGRTYLSDQTLAYPLPVDLQEIHRQSLRTLLLIQVFGSPICSDSFANSPPSRVLEVACGSGFWSQSCHRHFAQRGHTDIEFTGLDIAPMAANAGDVSRDMKWRFVQHDMRNFPWPFADGEFDLVMVKDLSLVVTSPHSLQAAIEEYHRVLRPGGTVEFWDSDHQIRMLRPHAAPQSDETEDAATVASLGAYPISGKTPLSAPLNNFLVEYNSWVHRALEARNLSPVPCTLIGPMLIQESEELTDIHSKRLAIPLSEVRWEREGVGGVVTKDGKSFINSGKGKGKGKDKDKEKDKDKDKDKPDEQKKTLTEAQTALRRTALMTVVQQIQSLEPILRDVSGKSQDEWDGWLGKMMNDLMRENGTSWGECLEVGAWWARKKER comes from the coding sequence ATGTCCCAATACATGTACACCAGCATCGCCCCCTTACCTCCCGTCTTTTCTCGCATCGAAGCCTCCAGATCCAAGACGGCCGcgacctcttcttcctcctcctcctcctccccctccaccatcaccaccgccgccgcctccgcctccacctccagcagcaacaataacaacaacatcatcaccagcaacaataataacaacaacgtcaacaacatcaacaacaacaacaacaacagcggcAATAGACCCAcgaccgcctcgccgacgtcacCCACGTCGCCAACGTCCGTCGCGACACCGCCcaccccgtcgtcgtcgtccttcttctcctccctgAGGGCGAACCCGTCATCGGATCATCATTCACGCATCCCGTCGAAGCAGAGGTCGAGCCAGCAGCTACACCAGCACCACTTCAGCCAACATCACCCATCGGCTCGTCTGCAGCAGCACATCCGCacctcttcgtcttcctcggcctctcgCTCGTCCCACGAGACCTCGACCACTCCCACCTCGACCACCCTCTCGATCCCCCAGGCGGCCTCCCCCACCGACCTACGCACCCCCGCGTCGCCCACGTCGCCAAAGAGGCTCACACACAAGCATCACCACTCGCTTCAAGAGGcgcgcgtcgtcgccgccgccgccaccgccgatCATCGTTCTTTTCCCGTCCCTCCTCGCATTCGAGCGCCTCCGCGCCTCCGCAAggagagcagcagcttgaCCTCGTACGCGAGGCACGCGCTCCAGTCCCCTCCGACGCCCCGCATCGGTCTCACTCCCAATGAGCTGAAACATGTCGCCATGCTCGTCGACACGGATACCTCGGGCCGTCATctcaccgccgccaaggctgCTGCCTCCGCTGGCATCCCCTTCTCCCGGACCGAAAGCCTATCGTCGGCCGCTGCCTCGACGGCATCCATATCGGCCCGGACGATGACCTCGTCCGACCCCACGGCGTCATCCTTCGACCCCTCCCGCCCCTACGCACTGCGGAATGGCCGCACCTACCTCTCGGACCAGACGCTAGCCTACCCGCTGCCCGTCGACCTCCAGGAGATCCACCGCCAGTCGCTGCGCACGCTGTTGCTGATCCAGGTCTTTGGCTCGCCCATCTGCTCCGACTCGTTCGCCAACTCGCCGCCCAGCCGCGTGCTCGAGGTCGCCTGCGGCTCCGGCTTCTGGAGCCAGTCGTGCCACCGCCACTTTGCCCAACGGGGCCACACGGACATCGAGTTCACCGGCCTCGACATCGCGCCCAtggccgccaacgccggcgacgtgTCGCGCGACATGAAGTGGCGCTTCGTCCAGCACGACATGCGCAACTTCCCCTGGCCCtttgccgacggcgagttCGACCTGGTCATGGTCAAGGACCTGAGCCTCGTCGTCACGTCGCCGCACTCGCTgcaggccgccatcgaggagtACCACCGCGTGCTGCGGcccggcggcaccgtcgagtTCTGGGACAGCGACCACCAGATCCGCATGCTGCGGCCTCACGCCGCGCCGCAGTCGGACGAGACGgaggacgccgccaccgtcgcctcGCTCGGCGCCTACCCCATCTCGGGCAAGACGCCGCTCAGCGCGCCCCTCAACAACTTCCTCGTCGAGTACAACAGCTGGGTGCACCGCGCCCTTGAGGCCCGCAACCTCAGCCCCGTGCCCTGCACCCTCATCGGCCCCATGCTGATCCAGGAGTCGGAGGAGCTGACGGACATACACAGCAAACGCCTGGCGATCCCGCTATCGGAAGTCCGCTGGGagcgcgagggcgtcggcggcgtcgtcaccaaggacggcaagtCCTTCATCAACtcgggcaagggcaagggcaaagGCAAGGATAAGGACAAAGAAAaagacaaggacaaggacaaggacaagcccgacgagcagaagaagacgttGACCGAGGCCCAGACGGCGCTCCGGCGAACGGCCCTGATGACGGTCGTGCAGCAGATCCAGAGCCTCGAGCCCATCCTGCGCGACGTCAGTGGCAAGAGCCAGGACGAGTGGGACGGTTGGCTGGGCAAGATGATGAACGACCTCATGAGGGAGAACGGCACGAGCTGGGGCGAGTGCCTCGAGGTGGGCGCCTGGTGGGCACGCAAGAAGGAGCGGTGA